The region AATGCGTCGTTCACGTTTGACAGGCCGCATTCGGTGCGCACAGGATCAATTCATCCGAGAGCAAACCCCTGACCAGGGGTTTCCTCGTCATGCCCAGCCCAGAGGAGGCCGAGGTTGATCCATGCCCGCGGACTGACCCGCAGGTTCAAGGTCAAGAAGGAGAGTGTCGAGGCGGTGCGGGGTCTCGACCTGGACGTGGAGAGAGGGCAGCTCGTCGCGTTCCTCGGCCCCAACGGCGCCGGGAAGTCGACCAGCCTGCGAATGCTGACCTCGCTGCTGCCGCCGACCTCCGGCACGGCCACGGTGGCGGGCCACGACGTGGTGGGCGACCCCGCCGCGGTGCGCGCACGCATCGGTTACGTCGGCCAGAAGAACAGCGCGGGCGAGAACTTCCGGGTCCGCGACGAGCTGGTGACGCAGGGCCGCTGCTACGGCCTCGGCCGGGCCGAGGCGGGCAGGCGCGCCGACGAGATCATGGAGCTGCTGGACCTCACGCCGCTGGCCAAGCGCAATCCGGGCACGCTCTCCGGCGGCCAGCGCCGCAGGCTCGACATCGCGATGGGCCTGATCCACCGGCCGGAGCTGCTGTTCCTGGACGAGCCGTCGACCGGCCTGGACCCGCAGAGCCGCGCCAACATCTGGGAGCACGTCCTGCGGCTGCGCGAGCAGCACGGCACCACCCTCTTCCTCACCACGCACTACCTGGAGGAGGCCGACACGATGGCCGAGCGGGTGGTGATCATCGACCACGGCCGGATCATCGCCGACGGCACCGCCGAGGAGCTCAAGAGCGACCTCGCGGGCGACCGCATCACGGTGGTGGCGGAGGACGCGGCCGGCGCGGCGGTGGCCGCCGAGATCGGGTCGCGGCTCGGCGAGGCGTCGTTGGAGGGCACGACCGTGCGCGTGCGGATGCCCAACGCCACGACGGCGCTGCCCGGCTACCTGCGGGCCCTCGACGCGGACGGCGTCAAGGTCACCGCGGCCGAGACCGCGCGGCCCACCCTCGACGACGTCTTCCTCGGGCTGACCGGCCGCAGCCTGCGCGAGAGCGAGAAGGAGACGGCGTGAGCGACCTCGCCGGTACACCGCAAGACGTGAC is a window of Saccharopolyspora erythraea NRRL 2338 DNA encoding:
- a CDS encoding daunorubicin resistance protein DrrA family ABC transporter ATP-binding protein, which codes for MIHARGLTRRFKVKKESVEAVRGLDLDVERGQLVAFLGPNGAGKSTSLRMLTSLLPPTSGTATVAGHDVVGDPAAVRARIGYVGQKNSAGENFRVRDELVTQGRCYGLGRAEAGRRADEIMELLDLTPLAKRNPGTLSGGQRRRLDIAMGLIHRPELLFLDEPSTGLDPQSRANIWEHVLRLREQHGTTLFLTTHYLEEADTMAERVVIIDHGRIIADGTAEELKSDLAGDRITVVAEDAAGAAVAAEIGSRLGEASLEGTTVRVRMPNATTALPGYLRALDADGVKVTAAETARPTLDDVFLGLTGRSLRESEKETA